The nucleotide sequence CCTGATCCTCCTGAAGTGGGGATCGACTTGAAGCTCGATAATTTTACCAAGAACGGAGGGATATTTTATGTCGATCAATTCCCGCCGTTGTATTATGACGCCGCGCGTGGCGCGTACATTGTGCATGAACCGCAGCCGGAAGATCCCAATGAAGTAGCAAGACAGGTTCAACGCAAATTCACCGTAAACGGTAATTTGCGCAGATTCCGGTCTTTTATTCTTAAGGTTTCCCGCGTTTTTGAAAATGTATGGCTTGAAGAGGTCGAGCGAGTGCTGGATCCGTCGCTCTGGCGGGAAGTGCGGGCATTCTTCGAAAATCTCCCCGGTCAACAATTACGCCCGCCAGTGCGGCGGGCTGATTTCTTGATGGCGATGGAGTCGTTGAAGCCTGACGATTATGACGGGATGCGCGATGTTGCGCTTCGGGTCGTTCCAGGTGGTTCACAACGAAAGGAGTTGCTGGACCAGGTCTTTCTTGCCGCTCGTTTCCGCGGACCTGACGGAAACCAGTTAGATGACCCAAAGTCATCTGTCATCAGGCTTCTCGTTCCTTTTTGCCGCAGCAGGTAGGTATCAATTGTGAATATGTTTGATACCAAATTCTGGCACCACTATCGTATCGTCGAATTGCAGAATGAATTGAACCGCTTTTGCTACCTCCTCCGGATCGATGGCGTTGCGCATATTTTTTTCAATACCCGCTTTCTGGAAGAGGCGCGTGTTCAGCTTGCCGGGATAGACTCCGGTTACGCGAATATTGTGTTCTGCAAGTTCTGCCTGGATTGACTTCGTGAAACCAGTGATCGCCCATTTGGAAGCAAAGTACACGGACATATTGGGTTTCGCGTACAAACCGGCTTGAGAAATAATGTTTACTATGGTTCCGCTCCTTCGTTTTTTCATAAAGGGGATAACCGCTTTGGTCAAATATATCGTGCCCAAAGTATTTACTTCTATCGTTTTTTTGATATCCCGAAGGCTGTGGTCTTCCAAATTGCCTTGCGCCCAAACACCTGCGCAATTGATCAGGTAGTCTATGCGTTTATATTTTTTTAGAATGTTGCGTACGGCGCGTTGTACGCTGGGATACGCAGTGACATCGCCTATTTCATAGGCACATCCCAATTCTTGCGCAGTTGTGCGGAGTTTTTCTTTATGGGGTGACATGATGACTACCATGGAGGCGTCCCCCGTCAATTTGCGCGCGATTGCTTTACCCAGACCATCACTCCCGCCGGATATCACGATGACGTTTTTCATAATGTCGCATTATTGTGAGTATTCACACGCTAAACCAAGTGTAAGCGATTCGGTGTATAAAAGCAATTTTCTTTTACCCATCACGTTCCCGCATAGCGTTATACATCGGCTAGTGTTGCGGGGAGCATTTTGGGGAATGCGTTGACAGAGTGAAATCGTATGGTAAGATGACAAACTATTTTTGTCGCCCCAACTTTACTTCGCGACCATATGGACATCGATCAGAGTAACTCCTCGACACGTGAGCCGGTCATAGTTTTTGATATCGGAGGGACATGGTTTCGAAGCGGGATCCTTCTTTCTAATAGTCGATTGATCGATGTTACAAAAACTCCGGCAGTCAATTACAGAACTCATCCGAATCAGAAAGTATCCGAGCTACAAACTTCGCTCATGGTGTATCTCACGAAGGAAGCTCGTCGTTTAAGATCCGATTTTTCGGGAACGCGTTTGCGGACGGTGGGAGTTTCTATGGGTGCGGCGTTGAACGCCCACACAGGTCTCATTTTGAATTCTGGCCCACTCTGGGGGCCGGAATGTAAACCATTTGATCTTAAGAGGAATCTCGCGAAGAGAGACCCTTCATTTAATTGGCTTATTCTGAACGATATTTCCGCTGCACTTATAAGGCATGTCGCGGATATAAATTGTGAGCAGTATAAGAAAGTATCTCTCGTCACAGTGAGTACGGGGATCGGCGCACGCGCTATTGACGTGCGTACGCATGTTATGCCGCTTGATCCGCGTCACGGCATACAAGGAGAAATCGGTCACATTCCGATCGAATTTACCTTTCGTGGCGCACGCATTGAACGCGTATGCGACTGCGGCGGGCGCAACCATCTTAACGCATTTTGTTCAGGGAGGGGGATTGAATCGCTGTTGGAGACTCTGCCCAGGAAATACCCGAATGCATCCAGGAGAATCACTCCCTCTCGCTTCTTGAAGGGAAAAACGCCGTTATCATTTTCCTCTTTCGCCCATGCAGTGAAACGGGAGGATGAATGGGCGAGGGAATTGCTCGATGCAGTAACGCTTCCGCTCGCAAGGTTACTCGTCACGGCTTTTACCTTTGATCCTGAGATGAGCGTTGTATTTGTGACCGGAGGTGTGGTTGATACTTTGGGCGAACATTATCGACGAAGCCTCCTTAAGAACCTCAATGCCATAGGACTCTATCAAATCACCGGACGCGAGCCTTCGTTTTTTGGAAAACGAGTACGCACCGGAATACACGATGACCGTTCCGGGTTGATTGGCGCCGGTCTCTATGCGCGCATGCACGACATTGCTGCACATCCTGATGCGCGTGACCATAAACAATGGACTGTTTCCGCTCAATCACCCGTTCGTTACGACGTGAGAGAGGTGGACGGTCTTTTCGTCTCAGATCAATCGCCGTTATTTGCCTATCGGGGACCGAAAGCGAATCACTCAACCCGCAGATTTGTGGTAGTCGATCGCAGGGTACATCAATACTACGGCGCAGATATGAAACGGTTTTTCTCCCGACATGGCTTCCAGGCTCACCTCATGATTATGTCCATATCCGAACGACAAAAAACGATGGCGACCGTTTTGAAAATTGTGGCATCGTTCAGTACATTCGGACTTTCCCGCCGTAGCGAACCAGTGATCGCAGTTGGTGGGGGTGTTCTCCTCGATATCGTCGGTCTTGCCGCGAGTCTCTATAAGAGAGGCGTGCCCTATATTCGCGTTCCTACTACGCTCTCTCATTGGTGGACGCGGGCGTAGGGGTTAAAATAGGGGTGAATTTTAATGGTCACAAGAGTTGTCTTGGCGATTATTACGTACCTCTTGCCGTTTTTCTTGATGTCGGATTTTTGAAAACATTGCCCAGGCGTCATATACGTAATGGTGCGGCGGAAATCATTAAGATGGGGGTGATAAAGGATAAGGAGCTTTTTGAATTGCTCGAATCGCATGGAGAGGAACTTCAGCACAATAGATTTCAGAACAGCGCAATCGCTCGCCACGTCATACGACGTGCCATACAGGGAATACTTGAGGAATTGGAGCCGAATCTCCAGGAAGAACGATTGGAACGCCTCGTTGATTTTGGGCATACCTTCAGTCCTCAAATTGAAATGCAAGCATTGCCTGCGCTTCTTCACGGTGAAGCGGTGGCGATCGATATGGCATTATCCACATGTATCGCGTATGAGCGAAATTTACTTTCTGAGAGCGAGAGAGACCGCATCATACGGCTGATACGTTTGTTCGGTCTGCCGGTGTTCCACCGCGTATGTACGTCTGCACTGCTCTCGCGCGCGTTACAGAAATCAACGCAGCACCGCGACGGACTGCAACGTTGTCCTCTTCCGATCCGTATAGGTATGACAACGTTTGTTAATGACATCACGGACGAGGAATTAAAAAATGCATTGAGAATATTAAAAAAGTATGCAAGATCAAGCGATACGTGAGGCACCCGCGTGGCATGAGGGGCTTATCATCGCCGCAAGCGGAGAAGTGGTATGTGCACGAGTCCCTACGGCAAAGCCGCAAGAGGGAGAGCTATTAGTTTCAATTCTGCGCGCGGGAGTGTGTGGAACTGACGTGCAGATTCTCAAGGGCGAGCGGCACGATCGTACCAAAATCTTGGGGCATGAGGGATTGGGTGTGGTGATAGGTGCAGGATCCAAAGCAGATGAATCGTGGATGGGGAAATATGTGGTGTTCAATCCCGTTGATCCATGCGATCAAGAGCGGATTCTTGGGCACAGCTACGACGGAATTTTTCAACAGTACTTTCTTGTTTCTCGTGACGCGCGGCGACGGGGGCTGCTCGTTCCCTATGATGTAGAATTACCGTATATATACGGTCCCTTGGTCGAGCCGCTTGCTACCGTAGTGTATGCACATTCCCTCGTGGAGAGGAAAGTCAAGCCGAAAGCGGTCGCGGTGGTAGGAGCAGGTCCTATAGGTATCATCCATGCGCTCGTTAGTAAGATATGCGACGATGCTTGTATATTCCTTATTAATAGGTCACCCGCACGCCTCCATTGGGCCATCGAGCATAGGATCATAACTCATGGAGAGGCAATTCAAGACATCGGTCATCTCGCTGAAGAAATGTTGCGTCGCACAGGCGGAATGGGGGTAGATGCGGTGTATTTGTGCACGCCGCACATCACCGCCCTCGCCGCGCTGGAGGAGAGTTTGTGCTATGTGCGCGATGGAGGGTGCATTAATTTGTTCGGCGGTTTTTCCGATGATGATGCCGCCCCGAGCCTTCCGGGAATTGAGCTCAATAAAATCAGAAGGGCCAACGTCTGCGGATTACCGCCAGAGGGGCATTACCAATCGGCTCGTGTTGGGAAAAAAACGATTTGGATTACCGGCAACCGCGGCTCATCCGCGTTGCATATGATTCGTGCAATGGAGTTGCTGAAGGTTAATCAACATTTATTCTCACGCGTTATCACGCATATGGTCTCGTTCCGAGAAGCGCCATCCTTCTTGAATACACTACGTCAAACTTCAAGCAGCAGGGTAGGCGGCAAACTTTACATGAAAGCGGTGATTGATTTCACGACGACATAGACGGTGTGATATACTTCTCATGAACAATGCATGTTTTAGTATGATCAAAAAATGGGATGTCATCAAAAGCGTCTCCTCCTATAAAGATAGATGGCTCACGGTGCGAAGCGATACGTGCAGGATGCAGGATGGGAAGATTATTGCACCCTACCACGTGCTTGAATATTCCGATTGGGTAAATGTCGTACCGGTGACCGCTGACCACCGCGTTATTCTCGTGCGCCAATACCGTCACGGCGCCGGCATCGTCAGCCTTGAGCTTCCCTCAGGCGGCATGGATGGATCAGACCTTTCCCTCGAGTCTGGCGCGCGGCGGGAACTTGTGGAGGAGACTGGATATGACGGAGGAAGTTTCTACCACGTAGGCTCCTCCTATGCAAATCCCGCCAACCAGACGAACCTTGTGCATTCGTTCCTCGCGGTGGGCGTGGAGAAAACACATGAGCAGACACTTGACGGAAGCGAAGAGATAGAGATTGTGTCTCTTCCGTTTCGTGACGTTATGACGGGACAACACGGGAACAAAGAGGGTTGCACGATCGTACAGTCGCTCCACCTCGCCACGCTTCATCTTGTGTGCAATTATCTCCTCAACAGTACTGACCAGAGGTTGCAGCCATTGCGTGGTGCACTTCTTGAATCAGTGACCATCGGTGCCTCGGTTTAATGCATCGTGACCACCGTTTTCCCCATAAATCCCTCGCGGGCATACCGCGTGAGGGTTTCCGGAAGGTCGGAGAGGGAAATGGTGGCGGTGATCATTTTCTCCAATGCGAAGAGATCCGCTCGGTCACGCAGAAATTGCATAGATCGTAATAAGTCCGGAGTGTTTGCGCCATGCGTACCGGCGACTTTTATTTTTTTATCGCGCCATTGAATTGTTTTTTCGAGCTCTCCACGCCGTATACCGTCGATGTCGATTGCCGTGTCCGGTATCATGTCTCCTTTTTTGGTACCACCGAAGAGGAGTACCGTACCCCCTGGTTTCACCAGCCGCATGCTGGCGGCTACGACAGGGGTATAAAGAAATGTCGTGGCGGGGATGACCGCATCGAATTCGCCGTTGGCGTTGCTTCTCAATGTTTTCAGTTCCGTGCGTGCGTAAAGGCCCCGATGAGCGAGGAATGTTAACCTATCATGGGTTCTGTTGAAAAGCGTTGGCGTACCACCGTAATACTTGATCGTCAAACCGATAAGCGCGCCTGCGTTTCCCGCGCCGATAATGGCGATGCGCATGCGTGATAGGTTGTCACGTCGCACCGCGCGCATTAAGTTCACCACGCAGTGGTGGGCGCATGCGAGCGGCTCGCAGAACACGAGTCGTTCCGAAGGGATAATTGGATCGGCGCGCAGAAATGCGGTTTTTAGTTCATCTTTGTGTCCTTCCGCAAGTATCAATGTCCCAAATCCTGAAGTTCTTTTGAGCGGAACGTGCGGATCGTAGATTACGCGTTCATTACGATGAAAGCCCGTTGCATTGCCTGCCCACGCCACCGTGCCCGCTATTTCGTGGCCGAAGTCATGGCGAACGGTGCGCACATTCAGCAGTTCCTTCACGTCGGAACGACAAATACCCACCATATGGGGCCGCACCACAATGATGCGAGGATTCTCTCGAATGTGTGTCGGCACTTTCCTTGTTTTTAACACTGCTTTCCCTGAGGAAAGCTCGACCACTTGATATATTTTTGGAAGTTCATCCAACATATCTACTCATGACGCAGCACCGATGCGTAAAAGAGATCATGAAATAATTCAGAATGTTCCGTCAGCCGCGCTTTGTTTAGAAAATCAAGGCATGCGCGCAGCCCCAAGGTCGCTTCCGTAAGGAATGCAATTACCTTGTCAGGCTTGCGTAATAACATGGTAGGTGAGAGCGCTGCAAGATGTAGGATGGATACGATGAGCGATCTGGTGAGAAAATATTTATCGTAACGCAGCCGATCGCTTGTGCGTTCTTCAAGATCACGCCACACGCGGTCGCGCAGTTCATCTGTCCATGACCGTGCGGAAGGTGAATCGAATTGACGCACTCCCTCGATGTGCACTTCACTATTTTGGATCTTCACATAGATCGGCTCCATTACGTTATCTATTATTACGTCATGCCAGCCGACAGATAATAGCAATTTACCGATATCGTATGCCGCATCTCCTCCTTCCAGGAATCCATTCGGGTCCACGAACAATATAGTGCCGTCCTTACGGAGGATAATGTTGCCGAAGTGCGCGTCACCGTGTATGAGTACGATTGATTCTTGTGGTGGGGTTAACAGTGTTTCTCCCGCAGGAGTTCGCCATATTTTTTCAATAATAGCGAGAGGCGACTCGTACGATCTTCCCGCGATGACAATGCGCTCCGCATTGGCGAACGTGTGAAATAATCGTCGGAGATCATCGGCAGAGAGCGATTGAGTCGATTGCCATCGGTGGGAACTCAATGAAAATGGGGTAACGGAGGTGTATCTGGCGCGGAAACGTTTGATGATCCTTTCATGGTACATTTGTCGCGCGAAATCTTTTGGAGATGCGTTTCCACGTTGCCGATGGAGAGTATCCGTTAATGCTTCAATGCTTTTTTGTATGCCCGTAAGACAGAGTTCTTTGCGTACGCGAGAAGATGTGGTGAAGTGGCGAATTGTTTGTCCTTCGTACCAAGGCATATCGTAATACGCCCATTCTTGCTCTTCATTGTTAGCGCTAAGGAGTACTTTGGGGAAGTACTTCTGGGCCTGCACAGGCACGTGAGCGGTGAGGAAGCGTATTTCTTTGAGGAGTTCCGGCACGCCGTGGGAATACGCCCACTTTCGTGCGAATGCTGATGCGCTGCCATCGTGATATTTTTCTATGGTGGTAAACTCGCCTTGATGCACGATTGATCCATGACGCCACTGCCAGGCCGTCTCAAAGAGCGATACCTTCTTATGCGTCGCCTCCAACCGTATCCGTTCCCGTGTGGACGTGTCACACCCGATCAATCCCCAAAACGCAGCTTGTCCTCTCGCCGCACCTATCGCGCGTCCGAGCACCTCGTAGCTTTCTTGTAGGGCTTCAAAGTGTTTCCATGATGAAATGCCGCAGAGCAGCAGGAGCGCCTCCAGCACGGCATTACCTCCCCCCGCACCGACACCGCCTAGGGACGCGTCAATAAAATCACAACCCGCATCCCGTGCCGCAAGCGTATTGGCGATCGCCAAGCCAAGATTATCATGACCGTGGAAACCGATGTGTAAATGCGCAGTCCCATTTTTAATTTCTGTTATGACGCGTTGGACTTCGTCCGGGCGCATAGTGCCTGCGGTATCCACTACATAAAATACTGAAGCGCCATGTTCTTCCGCAGTACGGGCGGCGTCAACAATTCTTGTAAGATGGTAGAGGCCGGAATATTTTAAGTTAAGCGAGTAGGGTACATGCCGCTCACGACATATACGCACAAGCTCAATTTCTGTAGATTGGAGCGTCGCATGTTTGACGGCGATCCGCACAAGTCCCGCGTTGGGGTACGGAACGAGGTCTCCAGGGATAATACGTGGATTATTGGAATCAAGCATTCTCCACAACGACAAATCAGGACATGCACGTGAAAGATCATTGATTGAGTCAGCGTCCATGTGAAAGTTAGGACTCGCGATTTTGCTACCCTTCCATCCTCCCGGACCTTTTATGAAGCCAACCTCCGCATACCGCACGCTCGCACGATTCAGGATATTTAGATAATTCTTGACCTGCTCAAGCGAAAACGGGAAACCGAGCCCTAACGCACCATCCCTTAATGTGACATCAACGATGTGACAATGTTTTGATTCCATATCTCTAAAGCGGTAAAGGCGAGAAAGTATTACCCCGAGATCCTAACTGAAGCGCAGGATCAATGTGAATCTGCAGTAACGCGGCTCCCGGTGAGTCTAGGAAACGTTCAATGGTGTATCGTGCGTTCCTCTCGTCTCGAATTTCGAAAAAGGGGAGACCAAATGCTTGCGCGAAACATTCAAACCGTTCTACGCGAAAATCCACACTTAACGGATTCATGTGTTTCGCGAATTGCGTCTGCCTCACCATACCGAGCCCTTGGTTGTCAAGAACCACGACTTTTACCGGCAGATTATAGTGTACGATTGTTTCTAGTTCGGCGCAGTGCATCAAGAATCCTCCATCGCCGCATACGGCGAGTACCTCACCTTCCTTCGCACAGCTTGCCCCCACCGCTGCGGGAAGAGCAAATCCCATAGTCGCCTGATGATAGCTGTAGATTGGCAGTACCTTCTTGGTGCCGCCCAAGGAACGCGCGGCCCAGAAGAAATTTTGACCGGAGTCGAGACAGATAGCGTATTCACCGATATCACATCTTGCGAACAGTTCCCTCAAGCAAGTTTCAGGGAAACTCATCGGCGTTTGGAGCGCGGAAAGGTTCTGTGCCCATGCGTTATCATCCGTTGCATGCAGTTCAATGCTTAATTCGTGCAAAAACTGAATGAACGCCTGTTCTGAAATGCGGAATGAAAAATGTGGAGTAAATGCATTTTGCGGTTCGCTCGATACCTCAATAGAGGAAATGCGTTTGTTCGCAAGGAATTCATGAACGGCACCGGTACATTCAATGCCAAGCCGCTCGTCTAGAATAATCAGGTGATCGCATTCATAAACCAAGCGATTTGCGTGCCCTTCGCCCAAAATACCCACTATTCCTTTCAGGCCTTCTGAAGGGAAACGAAGCCCTTGCAACGAAATCACGCATGGTATATGGGGATGCTCCTTCATGAATTCGCGCATCGCAGATCGAAGATTGGAGAGCATTGCCATCCCTCTTCCTATAAGGATCAGCGGCCTTTTTGACTTGGGT is from Patescibacteria group bacterium and encodes:
- a CDS encoding SDR family oxidoreductase produces the protein MKNVIVISGGSDGLGKAIARKLTGDASMVVIMSPHKEKLRTTAQELGCAYEIGDVTAYPSVQRAVRNILKKYKRIDYLINCAGVWAQGNLEDHSLRDIKKTIEVNTLGTIYLTKAVIPFMKKRRSGTIVNIISQAGLYAKPNMSVYFASKWAITGFTKSIQAELAEHNIRVTGVYPGKLNTRLFQKAGIEKNMRNAIDPEEVAKAVQFILQFDDTIVVPEFGIKHIHN
- a CDS encoding alcohol dehydrogenase catalytic domain-containing protein, which codes for MQDQAIREAPAWHEGLIIAASGEVVCARVPTAKPQEGELLVSILRAGVCGTDVQILKGERHDRTKILGHEGLGVVIGAGSKADESWMGKYVVFNPVDPCDQERILGHSYDGIFQQYFLVSRDARRRGLLVPYDVELPYIYGPLVEPLATVVYAHSLVERKVKPKAVAVVGAGPIGIIHALVSKICDDACIFLINRSPARLHWAIEHRIITHGEAIQDIGHLAEEMLRRTGGMGVDAVYLCTPHITALAALEESLCYVRDGGCINLFGGFSDDDAAPSLPGIELNKIRRANVCGLPPEGHYQSARVGKKTIWITGNRGSSALHMIRAMELLKVNQHLFSRVITHMVSFREAPSFLNTLRQTSSSRVGGKLYMKAVIDFTTT
- a CDS encoding NUDIX hydrolase, which gives rise to MIKKWDVIKSVSSYKDRWLTVRSDTCRMQDGKIIAPYHVLEYSDWVNVVPVTADHRVILVRQYRHGAGIVSLELPSGGMDGSDLSLESGARRELVEETGYDGGSFYHVGSSYANPANQTNLVHSFLAVGVEKTHEQTLDGSEEIEIVSLPFRDVMTGQHGNKEGCTIVQSLHLATLHLVCNYLLNSTDQRLQPLRGALLESVTIGASV
- a CDS encoding alcohol dehydrogenase catalytic domain-containing protein; translated protein: MLDELPKIYQVVELSSGKAVLKTRKVPTHIRENPRIIVVRPHMVGICRSDVKELLNVRTVRHDFGHEIAGTVAWAGNATGFHRNERVIYDPHVPLKRTSGFGTLILAEGHKDELKTAFLRADPIIPSERLVFCEPLACAHHCVVNLMRAVRRDNLSRMRIAIIGAGNAGALIGLTIKYYGGTPTLFNRTHDRLTFLAHRGLYARTELKTLRSNANGEFDAVIPATTFLYTPVVAASMRLVKPGGTVLLFGGTKKGDMIPDTAIDIDGIRRGELEKTIQWRDKKIKVAGTHGANTPDLLRSMQFLRDRADLFALEKMITATISLSDLPETLTRYAREGFMGKTVVTMH
- a CDS encoding phosphotransferase, yielding MESKHCHIVDVTLRDGALGLGFPFSLEQVKNYLNILNRASVRYAEVGFIKGPGGWKGSKIASPNFHMDADSINDLSRACPDLSLWRMLDSNNPRIIPGDLVPYPNAGLVRIAVKHATLQSTEIELVRICRERHVPYSLNLKYSGLYHLTRIVDAARTAEEHGASVFYVVDTAGTMRPDEVQRVITEIKNGTAHLHIGFHGHDNLGLAIANTLAARDAGCDFIDASLGGVGAGGGNAVLEALLLLCGISSWKHFEALQESYEVLGRAIGAARGQAAFWGLIGCDTSTRERIRLEATHKKVSLFETAWQWRHGSIVHQGEFTTIEKYHDGSASAFARKWAYSHGVPELLKEIRFLTAHVPVQAQKYFPKVLLSANNEEQEWAYYDMPWYEGQTIRHFTTSSRVRKELCLTGIQKSIEALTDTLHRQRGNASPKDFARQMYHERIIKRFRARYTSVTPFSLSSHRWQSTQSLSADDLRRLFHTFANAERIVIAGRSYESPLAIIEKIWRTPAGETLLTPPQESIVLIHGDAHFGNIILRKDGTILFVDPNGFLEGGDAAYDIGKLLLSVGWHDVIIDNVMEPIYVKIQNSEVHIEGVRQFDSPSARSWTDELRDRVWRDLEERTSDRLRYDKYFLTRSLIVSILHLAALSPTMLLRKPDKVIAFLTEATLGLRACLDFLNKARLTEHSELFHDLFYASVLRHE
- a CDS encoding thiamine pyrophosphate-dependent enzyme; the encoded protein is MIDERLAKWLTTVIPKSKRPLILIGRGMAMLSNLRSAMREFMKEHPHIPCVISLQGLRFPSEGLKGIVGILGEGHANRLVYECDHLIILDERLGIECTGAVHEFLANKRISSIEVSSEPQNAFTPHFSFRISEQAFIQFLHELSIELHATDDNAWAQNLSALQTPMSFPETCLRELFARCDIGEYAICLDSGQNFFWAARSLGGTKKVLPIYSYHQATMGFALPAAVGASCAKEGEVLAVCGDGGFLMHCAELETIVHYNLPVKVVVLDNQGLGMVRQTQFAKHMNPLSVDFRVERFECFAQAFGLPFFEIRDERNARYTIERFLDSPGAALLQIHIDPALQLGSRGNTFSPLPL